From Triticum aestivum cultivar Chinese Spring chromosome 4A, IWGSC CS RefSeq v2.1, whole genome shotgun sequence, a single genomic window includes:
- the LOC123087436 gene encoding putative disease resistance protein RGA1 yields the protein MSVIAAAVGKQVLDKLGGKLGGELGSYVVSEVTLQWRYKDDVLKLGEKMKDVEAVLGDADERSRRGGREDGRVYERWLTKFKRVAYDVEDVLDELEANELIKKSQPKVSLWFSRNNQLLQRMTMPHKMKKVMEKIDAIEKEGRTRLSLVPQEARGEGSRNNETLAANWNVAGMKTGMVGRGIDKEKIISLLLTSEEANQDISIIPVVGLGGIGKTTLAESVLADKRVSVFDISIWVNVSMQFDLHKIGSVILKRMMDDTINLDNCDLQFHRLKKELATRRYLIVLDNLWEEDGNNLERLKEMLQHGRKGSRVIVTTRNLRVVQQLRTGFLANERKICPVPESEIIELDVLEPGDCWELMKQRAFGPDDDHTGLEEIGKQIAAKCGGLPLVANALGQVMSELRTVGAWEHIRDTKVVLDFQEEHQQETLESLMLSYYCMKKEFRMCFTYLAAFSKGFVMDSNRLIRQWNALGYINSRHDGQRCINYLLGMSFLRIPGSALVSPSALHFKTPPELVMHDLVHDLVSRIVVDDFINLDATKSTSWNTPHYYRHAQLTNLKNDPKVFKYIPGKLRSLHFRDFGGMQLPKKAFSLCKYIRVLDLSGHSAKGQSAPSSVVLPSSISQLKLIRYLDATGLPIASLPKNFHTLQNMETLILSNSLLETLPDIICRLGKLCYLDLSGNNRLSKLPASLGELSQLFFLNLSGCFILQELPESICELTCLQHLNMSDCCALQKLPDKFGSLPKLSFLNLSSCSKLTKLPDNISLPCLEHLNLLSCHELENLPIDFGHLQKLEFLNLSGCYKVLMLPGSFCQLNHLKYLDLSDCHNLEKLPDCFGDLVELQYLNLTSCPKLRGLPESVCKLFKLRCLYLSYCLRLSELPSSFGDLKLQILHMNGLLYMYDCPDSIGDMTSLTQFVIDTATSKLLEKIPAIQKRLNLVGTVRHDIHEIESRGCSSIVDLVGLTCSELILAGLQNVRHPEDADRVRLRDKSDIRLLKLLWENQEGKSVLDRLVPPRTLEHFQLLGYSSKDFPNWMFHISSYLPFLSELTLNGLEACDSLPPFGALPNLRMLCLKNIPNIKKIGKEFYGEGRPCMKLRVLTLKLMKNLVEWWTTETGEENKEFLIPNLHFLFVVDCPKLKFLPYPPRSMNWGLSNSDAVLPERGFGNLSSYIHPSEIVLKSCSFSQDRWDSFQHFTTLENFYVYSISGLRTLPEVMRCFTSLTGLWLVSLNDLETLPVWLGQLSSLELFHIHNCPKLTSLPESMKNLTALRKLRLLQCKGREILPEWLGQLTSLEELFIRDCPSLTCLPESIQNLSALKLLRIVRCPSLIARCQGEDAHKICHIPKVEFN from the exons CCTGCAGCGAATGACCATGCCCCACAAGATGAAGAAGGTGATGGAAAAAATAGACGCAATTGAAAAGGAGGGCAGAACGAGGCTCAGTCTTGTGCCGCAGGAAGCAAGGGGAGAAGGGAGCAGAAACAATGAAACACTTGCAGCCAACTGGAATGTTGCTGGCATGAAAACTGGAATGGTGGGCAGGGGTATCGACAAGGAGAAGATAATCAGCCTGCTACTCACAAGTGAAGAAGCTAACCAGGATATCTCCATCATTCCAGTTGTCGGCCTTGGTGGCATAGGCAAGACAACATTGGCTGAATCAGTTCTTGCAGACAAGAGGGTCAGTGTCTTTGACATCTCAATATGGGTTAATGTGTCCATGCagtttgatttgcacaaaattgggAGTGTCATCCTGAAAAGAATGATGGATGACACTATCAACCTTGACAACTGTGATTTGCAGTTTCATCGTCTGAAAAAAGAACTTGCTACTAGAAGATACTTGATTGTTCTGGATAATCTCTGGGAAGAAGATGGAAATAATCTTGAAAGGCTCAAGGAGATGTTACAGCATGGCCGAAAGGGCAGCCGTGTTATAGTAACCACCCGAAACCTACGCGTAGTGCAACAATTACGCACTGGTTTTCTTGCAAATGAGAGGAAAATTTGCCCAGTTCCAGAGTCTGAAATAATAGAGTTGGATGTTTTAGAACCTGGTGACTGTTGGGAATTAATGAAGCAAAGGGCATTTGGGCCTGATGATGACCATACTGGCTTGGAAGAAATTGGAAAGCAGATTGCAGCCAAGTGTGGAGGATTACCGCTCGTGGCAAATGCTCTTGGGCAAGTAATGTCAGAGCTAAGGACCGTGGGGGCATGGGAACATATAAGGGACACCAAGGTTGTTTTGGATTTTCAAGAAGAACATCAGCAGGAAACATTAGAGAGTCTAATGCTGAGCTATTACTGCATGAAGAAAGAATTCAGAATGTGTTTCACGTACTTGGCAGCCTTCTCCAAGGGCTTTGTCATGGACAGCAATCGTCTAATCCGGCAATGGAATGCACTTGGATACATTAATTCAAGGCACGATGGTCAAAGGTGCATCAACTACCTTTTGGGGATGTCCTTTCTTCGGATTCCAGGATCCGCTTTG GTTAGTCCAAGTGCATTGCATTTCAAAACTCCTCCAGAACTCGTCATGCATGATTTGGTGCATGATCTTGTGTCAAGAATTGTTGTTGATGACTTCATTAATCTCGATGCTACCAAAAGCACAAGCTGGAACACACCTCATTACTACCGGCATGCACAGTTAACCAACTTGAAGAATGATCCTAAGGTTTTCAAATATATTCCAGGCAAACTTAGATCCCTCCATTTTAGGGATTTTGGGGGAATGCAACTCCCGAAAAAGGCATTTTCTCTGTGCAAGTACATACGTGTCTTGGACCTAAGTGGACATTCAGCTAAAGGCCAATCAGCTCCAAGTAGCGTGGTGCTGCCATCTTCCATTAGTCAATTGAAGCTAATTCGGTATCTTGATGCCACAGGCTTGCCAATAGCATCACTTCCTAAGAATTTTCATACACTACAAAACATGGAAACTCTTATTCTATCAAATTCCTTGCTTGAAACCTTACCTGACATTATTTGTCGCCTCGGCAAACTTTGCTATTTGGACCTATCTGGCAATAACAGGCTCAGTAAGCTGCCAGCATCACTAGGGGAGCTCTCTCAACTCTTTTTTCTCAATCTATCCGGGTGTTTTATACTCCAAGAGTTGCCTGAATCAATCTGTGAGCTTACATGCTTACAACACCTAAACATGTCAGATTGTTGTGCTCTTCAAAAGCTCCCTGATAAATTTGGTAGCCTTCCTAAACTCTCCTTCTTAAACTTGTCAAGTTGTTCAAAGCTCACCAAACTACCTGACAATATAAGCCTTCCGTGTTTAGAGCATCTGAACCTATTGAGTTGCCATGAGCTAGAAAACCTGCCAATTGATTTTGGCCACCTTCAGAaacttgagttcttgaacctctctgGTTGCTACAAGGTTTTAATGCTGCCAGGGTCATTTTGCCAACTTAATCATTTGAAGTACCTAGATCTTTCAGATTGTCATAACCTTGAAAAACTCCCTGACTGTTTTGGTGACCTCGTCGAGCTTCAGTATTTGAACCTAACAAGTTGTCCTAAACTCCGAGGATTGCCTGAGTCAGTATGCAAATTGTTTAAGCTGAGGTGTCTCTATTTGTCGTACTGTCTGAGGCTCAGTGAGCTCCCCTCCTCATTTGGTGACCTTAAGCTTCAAATACTGCACATGAATGGCCTTCTATATATGTATGACTGCCCTGATAGCATTGGTGACATGACCAGTCTCACTCAGTTTGTGATTGATACTGCAACTTCTAAGCTGCTTGAGAAGATTCCAGCCATTCAAAAGCGTCTAAATCTCGTGGGCACAGTAAGGCATGACATACATGAGATAGAGAGCAGAGGATGCAGCAGTATAGTGGACCTTGTGGGATTGACTTGTTCAGAGCTGATACTTGCAGGGCTTCAAAATGTCAGGCATCCAGAAGATGCAGACAGAGTCAGACTGCGTGATAAATCAGATATTCGATTGCTTAAACTTCTCTGGGAAAACCAAGAAGGTAAATCAGTGCTGGACAGGCTAGTACCTCCTCGGACTCTTGAACACTTTCAGCTACTCGGGTATAGCAGCAAGGATTTCCCTAACTGGATGTTTCACATCTCGTCCTATCTCCCCTTTCTCAGCGAACTAACTCTTAATGGTTTGGAAGCATGTGATTCTCTTCCTCCATTCGGGGCACTGCCAAATTTAAGAATGTTGTGTCTGAAAAACATTCCCAATATTAAGAAAATCGGTAAGGAATTCTATGGAGAGGGCAGACCTTGTATGAAACTAAGAGTACTGACGCTGAAGTTGATGAAGAATTTGGTGGAATGGTGGACAACAGAGACAGGTGAAGAAAACAAAGAGTTCTTAATCCCCAATTTGCATTTTTTGTTTGTAGTGGACTGTCCAAAGTTGAAGTTCCTACCATATCCCCCAAGAAGTATGAATTGGGGTTTGAGCAACAGCGACGCAGTTTTGCCAGAACGAGGATTTGGAAACCTCTCCTCTTATATTCATCCTTCTGAGATCGTTCTGAAGAGCTGTAGTTTCTCTCAAGACAGGTGGGATAGTTTTCAACACTTTACCACCCTGGAGAATTTTTATGTATACTCCATCAGTGGCTTGAGGACTTTGCCAGAGGTCATGCGGTGCTTCACTTCTCTCACTGGACTATGGTTGGTGTCGTTGAATGACCTGGAGACACTCCCGGTATGGTTGGGTCAGCTCAGTTCTCTAGAACTCTTTCACATCCACAATTGCCCTAAGCTGACATCTCTGCCCGAAAGCATGAAGAATCTCACCGCTCTTAGAAAACTGAGGTTGCTACAGTGCAAAGGCCGGGAGATATTACCGGAATGGTTGGGACAGTTGACTTCTCTAGAAGAACTTTTCATCAGAGATTGTCCCAGCCTGACATGTTTGCCTGAAAGCATACAGAATCTCTCTGCTTTGAAGCTACTGAGAATTGTTCGATGTCCGAGTCTAATTGCGAGGTGCCAAGGGGAGGATGCCCACAAGATTTGTCACATCCCCAAAGTCGAATTCAACTGA